In a single window of the Anguilla rostrata isolate EN2019 chromosome 4, ASM1855537v3, whole genome shotgun sequence genome:
- the LOC135252661 gene encoding poly(U)-binding-splicing factor PUF60 isoform X5, whose protein sequence is MENGQSTASKLGLPPLTPEQQEALQKAKKYAMEQSIKSVLVKQTIAHQQQQLTNLQMAAVTMGFGDPLSPLQSVAAQRQRALAIMCRVYVGSIYYELGEDTIRQAFAPFGPIKSIDMSWDSVTMKHKGFAFVEYEVPEAAQLALEQMNSVMLGGRNIKVGRPSNIGQAQPIIDQLAEEARAFNRIYVASVHPDLSDDDIKSVFEAFGKIKSCTLARDPTTGKHKGYGFIEYDKAQSSQDAVSSMNLFDLGGQYLRVGKAVTPPMPLLTPTTPGGLPPAAAVAAAAATAKITAQFFQEAVAGASVLGALASPALSLGQQLSLPQAVMAAQAPGVITGVTPARPTLPVLPQVGLVNPVLASPPVLSVAPAAAAQEVKKEEEEEVSADGTGQEMLSEQEHMSISGSSARHMVMQKLLRKQESTVMVLRNMVGPEDIDDDLEGEVTEECGKFGAVNRVIIYQEKQGEEEDAEIIVKIFVEFSMASEMNKAIQALNNRWFAGRKVIAEVYDQERFDNSDLSA, encoded by the exons ATGGAGAATGGACAGAGCACAGCCTCCAAGCTTGGCCTGCCTCCTCTTACGCCTGAGCAGCAGGAGGCTCTACAGAAG GCGAAGAAGTATGCCATGGAGCAGAGCATAAAGAGCGTGCTGGTGAAGCAGACAATCgcgcaccagcagcagcagctcaccAACCTGCAG ATGGCAGCAGTGACAATGGGCTTTGGAGATCCTCTCTCACCTTTACAATCG GTGGCAGCCCAGCGGCAACGCGCACTCGCCATCATGTGCCGGGTGTACGTTGGTTCCATTTACTACGAGCTTGGGGAGGACACCATCCGGCAAGCCTTTGCCCCGTTTGGACCCATCAAGAGCATCGACATGTCCTGGGACTCTGTTACTATGAAGCACAAG GGCTTTGCCTTTGTGGAGTATGAGGTGCCGGAGGCTGCCCAGCTGGCTTTGGAGCAGATGAACTCCGTCATGCTGGGAGGGAGGAACATCAAG GTGGGGCGGCCAAGTAACATCGGCCAGGCGCAGCCCATCATCGACCAGCTGGCGGAGGAGGCACGCGCCTTCAACCGGATCTACGTGGCATCCGTCCACCCCGACCTCTCAGATGATGACATCAAGAGTGTCTTTGAGGCCTTCGGCAAGATCAAGTCCTGCACATTGGCCAGGGATCCTACAACGGGGAAGCACAAGGGCTACGGCTTCATCG AGTACGACAAGGCCCAGTCGTCCCAAGACGCGGTCTCCTCAATGAACCTCTTCGACTTGGGTGGCCAGTACCTGCGGGTAGGGAAGGCCGTGACCCCACCCATGCCCCTGCTGACCCCGACCACCCCCGGCGGCCTGCCCCCCGCCGCAGCCGTGGCTGCCGCTGCCGCCACAGCCAAAATCACTGCCCAG TTCTTCCAGGAAGCAGTAGCAGGAGCCTCAGTACTGGGGGCGTTGGCCTCGCCTGCCCTGTCACTCGGTCAGCAGCTAAGCCTTCCGCAGGCTGTCATGGCTGCCCAGGCGCCGGGCGTCATCACAG GGGTAACTCCGGCGCGACCCACCCTTCCCGTACTGCCCCAGGTTGGGCTGGTAAACCCAGTGCTCGCCTCGCCACCAGTGCTATCTGTAGCACCTGCCGCAGCTGCACAGGAGgtgaaaaaggaggaggaggaagaggtgtcGGCAGATGGGACGGGGCAGGAGATGCTGAGTGAGCAGGAACACATGAGCATCTCTGGCAGCAGTGCCAGGCACATGGTTATGCAGAAGCTTCTGCGGAAACAGGAG TCAACGGTGATGGTCTTACGGAACATGGTGGGCCCAGAAGACATTGACGACGACCTTGAGGGCGAGGTGACGGAGGAGTGTGGCAAGTTTGGCGCTGTCAATCGCGTCATCATCTACCAGGAGAAacagggcgaggaggaggatgcTGAGATAATAGTTAAGATCTTTGTAGAGTTTTCTATGGCCTCTGAGATGAATAAGGCCATCCAGGCACTCAACAACCGCTGGTTTGCCGGTCGCAAGGTCATCGCAGAGGTGTACGACCAGGAGCGCTTTGACAACAGCGACCTCTCTGCATAA
- the LOC135252661 gene encoding poly(U)-binding-splicing factor PUF60 isoform X1: MAVAVSPGGEALKMENGQSTASKLGLPPLTPEQQEALQKAKKYAMEQSIKSVLVKQTIAHQQQQLTNLQMAAVTMGFGDPLSPLQSVAAQRQRALAIMCRVYVGSIYYELGEDTIRQAFAPFGPIKSIDMSWDSVTMKHKGFAFVEYEVPEAAQLALEQMNSVMLGGRNIKVGRPSNIGQAQPIIDQLAEEARAFNRIYVASVHPDLSDDDIKSVFEAFGKIKSCTLARDPTTGKHKGYGFIEYDKAQSSQDAVSSMNLFDLGGQYLRVGKAVTPPMPLLTPTTPGGLPPAAAVAAAAATAKITAQEAVAGASVLGALASPALSLGQQLSLPQAVMAAQAPGVITGVTPARPTLPVLPQVGLVNPVLASPPVLSVAPAAAAQEVKKEEEEEVSADGTGQEMLSEQEHMSISGSSARHMVMQKLLRKQESTVMVLRNMVGPEDIDDDLEGEVTEECGKFGAVNRVIIYQEKQGEEEDAEIIVKIFVEFSMASEMNKAIQALNNRWFAGRKVIAEVYDQERFDNSDLSA, from the exons ATGGCGGTGGCGGTATCTCCG GGAGGGGAGGCTCTGAAGATGGAGAATGGACAGAGCACAGCCTCCAAGCTTGGCCTGCCTCCTCTTACGCCTGAGCAGCAGGAGGCTCTACAGAAG GCGAAGAAGTATGCCATGGAGCAGAGCATAAAGAGCGTGCTGGTGAAGCAGACAATCgcgcaccagcagcagcagctcaccAACCTGCAG ATGGCAGCAGTGACAATGGGCTTTGGAGATCCTCTCTCACCTTTACAATCG GTGGCAGCCCAGCGGCAACGCGCACTCGCCATCATGTGCCGGGTGTACGTTGGTTCCATTTACTACGAGCTTGGGGAGGACACCATCCGGCAAGCCTTTGCCCCGTTTGGACCCATCAAGAGCATCGACATGTCCTGGGACTCTGTTACTATGAAGCACAAG GGCTTTGCCTTTGTGGAGTATGAGGTGCCGGAGGCTGCCCAGCTGGCTTTGGAGCAGATGAACTCCGTCATGCTGGGAGGGAGGAACATCAAG GTGGGGCGGCCAAGTAACATCGGCCAGGCGCAGCCCATCATCGACCAGCTGGCGGAGGAGGCACGCGCCTTCAACCGGATCTACGTGGCATCCGTCCACCCCGACCTCTCAGATGATGACATCAAGAGTGTCTTTGAGGCCTTCGGCAAGATCAAGTCCTGCACATTGGCCAGGGATCCTACAACGGGGAAGCACAAGGGCTACGGCTTCATCG AGTACGACAAGGCCCAGTCGTCCCAAGACGCGGTCTCCTCAATGAACCTCTTCGACTTGGGTGGCCAGTACCTGCGGGTAGGGAAGGCCGTGACCCCACCCATGCCCCTGCTGACCCCGACCACCCCCGGCGGCCTGCCCCCCGCCGCAGCCGTGGCTGCCGCTGCCGCCACAGCCAAAATCACTGCCCAG GAAGCAGTAGCAGGAGCCTCAGTACTGGGGGCGTTGGCCTCGCCTGCCCTGTCACTCGGTCAGCAGCTAAGCCTTCCGCAGGCTGTCATGGCTGCCCAGGCGCCGGGCGTCATCACAG GGGTAACTCCGGCGCGACCCACCCTTCCCGTACTGCCCCAGGTTGGGCTGGTAAACCCAGTGCTCGCCTCGCCACCAGTGCTATCTGTAGCACCTGCCGCAGCTGCACAGGAGgtgaaaaaggaggaggaggaagaggtgtcGGCAGATGGGACGGGGCAGGAGATGCTGAGTGAGCAGGAACACATGAGCATCTCTGGCAGCAGTGCCAGGCACATGGTTATGCAGAAGCTTCTGCGGAAACAGGAG TCAACGGTGATGGTCTTACGGAACATGGTGGGCCCAGAAGACATTGACGACGACCTTGAGGGCGAGGTGACGGAGGAGTGTGGCAAGTTTGGCGCTGTCAATCGCGTCATCATCTACCAGGAGAAacagggcgaggaggaggatgcTGAGATAATAGTTAAGATCTTTGTAGAGTTTTCTATGGCCTCTGAGATGAATAAGGCCATCCAGGCACTCAACAACCGCTGGTTTGCCGGTCGCAAGGTCATCGCAGAGGTGTACGACCAGGAGCGCTTTGACAACAGCGACCTCTCTGCATAA
- the LOC135252661 gene encoding poly(U)-binding-splicing factor PUF60 isoform X3 — translation MAVAVSPGGEALKMENGQSTASKLGLPPLTPEQQEALQKAKKYAMEQSIKSVLVKQTIAHQQQQLTNLQVAAQRQRALAIMCRVYVGSIYYELGEDTIRQAFAPFGPIKSIDMSWDSVTMKHKGFAFVEYEVPEAAQLALEQMNSVMLGGRNIKVGRPSNIGQAQPIIDQLAEEARAFNRIYVASVHPDLSDDDIKSVFEAFGKIKSCTLARDPTTGKHKGYGFIEYDKAQSSQDAVSSMNLFDLGGQYLRVGKAVTPPMPLLTPTTPGGLPPAAAVAAAAATAKITAQEAVAGASVLGALASPALSLGQQLSLPQAVMAAQAPGVITGVTPARPTLPVLPQVGLVNPVLASPPVLSVAPAAAAQEVKKEEEEEVSADGTGQEMLSEQEHMSISGSSARHMVMQKLLRKQESTVMVLRNMVGPEDIDDDLEGEVTEECGKFGAVNRVIIYQEKQGEEEDAEIIVKIFVEFSMASEMNKAIQALNNRWFAGRKVIAEVYDQERFDNSDLSA, via the exons ATGGCGGTGGCGGTATCTCCG GGAGGGGAGGCTCTGAAGATGGAGAATGGACAGAGCACAGCCTCCAAGCTTGGCCTGCCTCCTCTTACGCCTGAGCAGCAGGAGGCTCTACAGAAG GCGAAGAAGTATGCCATGGAGCAGAGCATAAAGAGCGTGCTGGTGAAGCAGACAATCgcgcaccagcagcagcagctcaccAACCTGCAG GTGGCAGCCCAGCGGCAACGCGCACTCGCCATCATGTGCCGGGTGTACGTTGGTTCCATTTACTACGAGCTTGGGGAGGACACCATCCGGCAAGCCTTTGCCCCGTTTGGACCCATCAAGAGCATCGACATGTCCTGGGACTCTGTTACTATGAAGCACAAG GGCTTTGCCTTTGTGGAGTATGAGGTGCCGGAGGCTGCCCAGCTGGCTTTGGAGCAGATGAACTCCGTCATGCTGGGAGGGAGGAACATCAAG GTGGGGCGGCCAAGTAACATCGGCCAGGCGCAGCCCATCATCGACCAGCTGGCGGAGGAGGCACGCGCCTTCAACCGGATCTACGTGGCATCCGTCCACCCCGACCTCTCAGATGATGACATCAAGAGTGTCTTTGAGGCCTTCGGCAAGATCAAGTCCTGCACATTGGCCAGGGATCCTACAACGGGGAAGCACAAGGGCTACGGCTTCATCG AGTACGACAAGGCCCAGTCGTCCCAAGACGCGGTCTCCTCAATGAACCTCTTCGACTTGGGTGGCCAGTACCTGCGGGTAGGGAAGGCCGTGACCCCACCCATGCCCCTGCTGACCCCGACCACCCCCGGCGGCCTGCCCCCCGCCGCAGCCGTGGCTGCCGCTGCCGCCACAGCCAAAATCACTGCCCAG GAAGCAGTAGCAGGAGCCTCAGTACTGGGGGCGTTGGCCTCGCCTGCCCTGTCACTCGGTCAGCAGCTAAGCCTTCCGCAGGCTGTCATGGCTGCCCAGGCGCCGGGCGTCATCACAG GGGTAACTCCGGCGCGACCCACCCTTCCCGTACTGCCCCAGGTTGGGCTGGTAAACCCAGTGCTCGCCTCGCCACCAGTGCTATCTGTAGCACCTGCCGCAGCTGCACAGGAGgtgaaaaaggaggaggaggaagaggtgtcGGCAGATGGGACGGGGCAGGAGATGCTGAGTGAGCAGGAACACATGAGCATCTCTGGCAGCAGTGCCAGGCACATGGTTATGCAGAAGCTTCTGCGGAAACAGGAG TCAACGGTGATGGTCTTACGGAACATGGTGGGCCCAGAAGACATTGACGACGACCTTGAGGGCGAGGTGACGGAGGAGTGTGGCAAGTTTGGCGCTGTCAATCGCGTCATCATCTACCAGGAGAAacagggcgaggaggaggatgcTGAGATAATAGTTAAGATCTTTGTAGAGTTTTCTATGGCCTCTGAGATGAATAAGGCCATCCAGGCACTCAACAACCGCTGGTTTGCCGGTCGCAAGGTCATCGCAGAGGTGTACGACCAGGAGCGCTTTGACAACAGCGACCTCTCTGCATAA
- the LOC135252661 gene encoding poly(U)-binding-splicing factor PUF60 isoform X4, producing MAVAVSPGGEALKMENGQSTASKLGLPPLTPEQQEALQKAKKYAMEQSIKSVLVKQTIAHQQQQLTNLQMAAVTMGFGDPLSPLQSVAAQRQRALAIMCRVYVGSIYYELGEDTIRQAFAPFGPIKSIDMSWDSVTMKHKGFAFVEYEVPEAAQLALEQMNSVMLGGRNIKVGRPSNIGQAQPIIDQLAEEARAFNRIYVASVHPDLSDDDIKSVFEAFGKIKSCTLARDPTTGKHKGYGFIEYDKAQSSQDAVSSMNLFDLGGQYLRVGKAVTPPMPLLTPTTPGGLPPAAAVAAAAATAKITAQFFQEAVAGASVLGALASPALSLGQQLSLPQAVMAAQAPGVITGVTPARPTLPVLPQVGLVNPVLASPPVLSVAPAAAAQEVKKEEEEEVSADGTGQEMLSEQEHMSISGSSARHMVMQKLLRKQESTVMVLRNMVGPEDIDDDLEGEVTEECGKFGAVNRVIIYQEKQGEEEDAEIIVKIFVEFSMASEMNKAIQALNNRWFAGRKVIAEVYDQERFDNSDLSA from the exons ATGGCGGTGGCGGTATCTCCG GGAGGGGAGGCTCTGAAGATGGAGAATGGACAGAGCACAGCCTCCAAGCTTGGCCTGCCTCCTCTTACGCCTGAGCAGCAGGAGGCTCTACAGAAG GCGAAGAAGTATGCCATGGAGCAGAGCATAAAGAGCGTGCTGGTGAAGCAGACAATCgcgcaccagcagcagcagctcaccAACCTGCAG ATGGCAGCAGTGACAATGGGCTTTGGAGATCCTCTCTCACCTTTACAATCG GTGGCAGCCCAGCGGCAACGCGCACTCGCCATCATGTGCCGGGTGTACGTTGGTTCCATTTACTACGAGCTTGGGGAGGACACCATCCGGCAAGCCTTTGCCCCGTTTGGACCCATCAAGAGCATCGACATGTCCTGGGACTCTGTTACTATGAAGCACAAG GGCTTTGCCTTTGTGGAGTATGAGGTGCCGGAGGCTGCCCAGCTGGCTTTGGAGCAGATGAACTCCGTCATGCTGGGAGGGAGGAACATCAAG GTGGGGCGGCCAAGTAACATCGGCCAGGCGCAGCCCATCATCGACCAGCTGGCGGAGGAGGCACGCGCCTTCAACCGGATCTACGTGGCATCCGTCCACCCCGACCTCTCAGATGATGACATCAAGAGTGTCTTTGAGGCCTTCGGCAAGATCAAGTCCTGCACATTGGCCAGGGATCCTACAACGGGGAAGCACAAGGGCTACGGCTTCATCG AGTACGACAAGGCCCAGTCGTCCCAAGACGCGGTCTCCTCAATGAACCTCTTCGACTTGGGTGGCCAGTACCTGCGGGTAGGGAAGGCCGTGACCCCACCCATGCCCCTGCTGACCCCGACCACCCCCGGCGGCCTGCCCCCCGCCGCAGCCGTGGCTGCCGCTGCCGCCACAGCCAAAATCACTGCCCAG TTCTTCCAGGAAGCAGTAGCAGGAGCCTCAGTACTGGGGGCGTTGGCCTCGCCTGCCCTGTCACTCGGTCAGCAGCTAAGCCTTCCGCAGGCTGTCATGGCTGCCCAGGCGCCGGGCGTCATCACAG GGGTAACTCCGGCGCGACCCACCCTTCCCGTACTGCCCCAGGTTGGGCTGGTAAACCCAGTGCTCGCCTCGCCACCAGTGCTATCTGTAGCACCTGCCGCAGCTGCACAGGAGgtgaaaaaggaggaggaggaagaggtgtcGGCAGATGGGACGGGGCAGGAGATGCTGAGTGAGCAGGAACACATGAGCATCTCTGGCAGCAGTGCCAGGCACATGGTTATGCAGAAGCTTCTGCGGAAACAGGAG TCAACGGTGATGGTCTTACGGAACATGGTGGGCCCAGAAGACATTGACGACGACCTTGAGGGCGAGGTGACGGAGGAGTGTGGCAAGTTTGGCGCTGTCAATCGCGTCATCATCTACCAGGAGAAacagggcgaggaggaggatgcTGAGATAATAGTTAAGATCTTTGTAGAGTTTTCTATGGCCTCTGAGATGAATAAGGCCATCCAGGCACTCAACAACCGCTGGTTTGCCGGTCGCAAGGTCATCGCAGAGGTGTACGACCAGGAGCGCTTTGACAACAGCGACCTCTCTGCATAA
- the LOC135252661 gene encoding poly(U)-binding-splicing factor PUF60 isoform X2, with amino-acid sequence MAVAVSPGGEALKMENGQSTASKLGLPPLTPEQQEALQKAKKYAMEQSIKSVLVKQTIAHQQQQLTNLQVAAQRQRALAIMCRVYVGSIYYELGEDTIRQAFAPFGPIKSIDMSWDSVTMKHKGFAFVEYEVPEAAQLALEQMNSVMLGGRNIKVGRPSNIGQAQPIIDQLAEEARAFNRIYVASVHPDLSDDDIKSVFEAFGKIKSCTLARDPTTGKHKGYGFIEYDKAQSSQDAVSSMNLFDLGGQYLRVGKAVTPPMPLLTPTTPGGLPPAAAVAAAAATAKITAQFFQEAVAGASVLGALASPALSLGQQLSLPQAVMAAQAPGVITGVTPARPTLPVLPQVGLVNPVLASPPVLSVAPAAAAQEVKKEEEEEVSADGTGQEMLSEQEHMSISGSSARHMVMQKLLRKQESTVMVLRNMVGPEDIDDDLEGEVTEECGKFGAVNRVIIYQEKQGEEEDAEIIVKIFVEFSMASEMNKAIQALNNRWFAGRKVIAEVYDQERFDNSDLSA; translated from the exons ATGGCGGTGGCGGTATCTCCG GGAGGGGAGGCTCTGAAGATGGAGAATGGACAGAGCACAGCCTCCAAGCTTGGCCTGCCTCCTCTTACGCCTGAGCAGCAGGAGGCTCTACAGAAG GCGAAGAAGTATGCCATGGAGCAGAGCATAAAGAGCGTGCTGGTGAAGCAGACAATCgcgcaccagcagcagcagctcaccAACCTGCAG GTGGCAGCCCAGCGGCAACGCGCACTCGCCATCATGTGCCGGGTGTACGTTGGTTCCATTTACTACGAGCTTGGGGAGGACACCATCCGGCAAGCCTTTGCCCCGTTTGGACCCATCAAGAGCATCGACATGTCCTGGGACTCTGTTACTATGAAGCACAAG GGCTTTGCCTTTGTGGAGTATGAGGTGCCGGAGGCTGCCCAGCTGGCTTTGGAGCAGATGAACTCCGTCATGCTGGGAGGGAGGAACATCAAG GTGGGGCGGCCAAGTAACATCGGCCAGGCGCAGCCCATCATCGACCAGCTGGCGGAGGAGGCACGCGCCTTCAACCGGATCTACGTGGCATCCGTCCACCCCGACCTCTCAGATGATGACATCAAGAGTGTCTTTGAGGCCTTCGGCAAGATCAAGTCCTGCACATTGGCCAGGGATCCTACAACGGGGAAGCACAAGGGCTACGGCTTCATCG AGTACGACAAGGCCCAGTCGTCCCAAGACGCGGTCTCCTCAATGAACCTCTTCGACTTGGGTGGCCAGTACCTGCGGGTAGGGAAGGCCGTGACCCCACCCATGCCCCTGCTGACCCCGACCACCCCCGGCGGCCTGCCCCCCGCCGCAGCCGTGGCTGCCGCTGCCGCCACAGCCAAAATCACTGCCCAG TTCTTCCAGGAAGCAGTAGCAGGAGCCTCAGTACTGGGGGCGTTGGCCTCGCCTGCCCTGTCACTCGGTCAGCAGCTAAGCCTTCCGCAGGCTGTCATGGCTGCCCAGGCGCCGGGCGTCATCACAG GGGTAACTCCGGCGCGACCCACCCTTCCCGTACTGCCCCAGGTTGGGCTGGTAAACCCAGTGCTCGCCTCGCCACCAGTGCTATCTGTAGCACCTGCCGCAGCTGCACAGGAGgtgaaaaaggaggaggaggaagaggtgtcGGCAGATGGGACGGGGCAGGAGATGCTGAGTGAGCAGGAACACATGAGCATCTCTGGCAGCAGTGCCAGGCACATGGTTATGCAGAAGCTTCTGCGGAAACAGGAG TCAACGGTGATGGTCTTACGGAACATGGTGGGCCCAGAAGACATTGACGACGACCTTGAGGGCGAGGTGACGGAGGAGTGTGGCAAGTTTGGCGCTGTCAATCGCGTCATCATCTACCAGGAGAAacagggcgaggaggaggatgcTGAGATAATAGTTAAGATCTTTGTAGAGTTTTCTATGGCCTCTGAGATGAATAAGGCCATCCAGGCACTCAACAACCGCTGGTTTGCCGGTCGCAAGGTCATCGCAGAGGTGTACGACCAGGAGCGCTTTGACAACAGCGACCTCTCTGCATAA